The DNA segment CCACCTTCCCACTAAAATAGTCTTAAACTTACCTATGAATCCTGAATTTACTATAAATGTTACAAGTGAATTTTTTGAAGTAAATAATGCAATGTTCAACACTTGCACCAAACACATTCTTTAAACATTATTGCAACAATAGCTTGAGAGAATGTTTAAGATTTTTATGACCGCTTGTGGCACAAAACGGCCAGATTAAGGACTGCTTTTTAGTATTATAAACCACCTGTTTTAGTGGTAAATGTTGTTCACTCTACAACCGCTAATGGCAATTTATAGCCCCAGAACACAAAGTTGAACCCTGTTCTTTGGATTGGATGTTTTTCAGTCGCACAAACATCTTGCTTCTATCTGCTTCATAGCGAGTTTCAACGCCATCTAATGATTGGATCAAATAACCAAGTCTAAGGTGGCCATAGTCATTACAGTTGAACTTATACATTTTTATCAAGTAACTACCAACTTCTGATACGTTAGCCCAACCCTGAGCTTTACGAGTGGCTATTATGGCATCTTTAATCGAACGTAACGGCTCATCTACATGTTTTTCGCTGGAGCTTGTAATGATCTGTTGATTTATTATGTTGATCGGCTTGCTAGTGGCTTGTTCAAGGTAGGTATATTTTGAACAACTTCTAACGAACTCTCCACACGCTTTTCTCTCGCCATAACCATAAACAATCTTCCCCGTTGCTCTAATTCGTGTGACAAGTGGCGTAAAATCGCTGTCAGACGACACAATGGCGTATATATCAATATCATTAGTGTGAAGTGAATCTACAAGGTCAATAGTAAGAGCTATATCGCTGGCGTTCTTGCCTTTAACCACATCAAATTGCTGTACCGGTTGAATGGCATGTCTACTTAAGCAATTGGCCCAGGAAACTAACCATGTTTTTTGCCAGTTACCATAAGCGCGCCGTATTGTGATCACACCGTGTTTGGTTAAATCGCTAATGATGAAGTCAATTTTTGATGCTGGCGCGTTGTCAGCGTCGATGAATAATGCAATTTTAGGGCGGTAGTGTAGGTTAGTGTCGTTCATAACAATCCTTGTCTATGTAGTTCCTTGTAATAAGATTAGTCAACTAAGTCAAAAAGTCATTAAACGTTGTGAATTTTGGTCAAAAACTTTTGCCAATAACACTAATTACAATGTCTTTGCTTGGGAATGGTCTGTTTTTGGCGATCAAAATGTTGAAACAC comes from the Thalassotalea nanhaiensis genome and includes:
- a CDS encoding NYN domain-containing protein, which encodes MNDTNLHYRPKIALFIDADNAPASKIDFIISDLTKHGVITIRRAYGNWQKTWLVSWANCLSRHAIQPVQQFDVVKGKNASDIALTIDLVDSLHTNDIDIYAIVSSDSDFTPLVTRIRATGKIVYGYGERKACGEFVRSCSKYTYLEQATSKPINIINQQIITSSSEKHVDEPLRSIKDAIIATRKAQGWANVSEVGSYLIKMYKFNCNDYGHLRLGYLIQSLDGVETRYEADRSKMFVRLKNIQSKEQGSTLCSGAINCH